Below is a genomic region from Streptantibioticus cattleyicolor NRRL 8057 = DSM 46488.
GCATGAACGCCGGGTCCAGCCGGACGAACGGGGCGCGCGGGTCGCCGCTGAGGATCGGGATGCGCCGAGGCCGCTCGGCCATCGCGGCGATGCGCTCGAACGCCTGGTGGAAGCGGTCGTCGCTCTCGATGCCGTTGGTGGCCGAGTTGAACTGGGCGGTGTGCGACTCGTCGGGGAGGATGACGAACCGCTCCTCGAACAGCAGCGCCCGGTCCCGCGCGGTCAGGTCGAGGTCGTGCACCGGGGCGAAGAGCGTCGGCACCCGGTCCTGGTTGCGCACGCACAGCAGCGCGATCCAGTCGGCGCGGTGCTCGTGGAAGGCGTCCTCGTTGTGCCATTCGAGCAACTGCGTGGAGCTGGAGCCGAGTTGGGAGTCCTCGTGGCCGCGCACCGGGAAGACGTCGAGCACCAGCCGGCCGCGCTGCTGGGTGGCGAACGAGAACGGGTCGCCGAGCAGCGACCCGATCAGCAGCAGCACCACCTCGGCGCGCAGCACCTCGGTGCCCCGCGGTTCGGCGGTGTAGTCGGTCGGGGTGGGGCCGGCCGCCTCCGGGTCCACCGGGAGCCCGGCGATCACCAGACCGCCGTAGGGGCGCCCGGTGATGCGGAACTCGGTGAGCACCGTGCGCAGCCGGACCGGGAGCTGGTGGGCGAGGACGGCGAGCCGGGGCAGCCGTCGGCTCGGCGGGACGTGCGGCTCCTCGGCGAGCGCCGCGTCGGCCACGTCGAGCACCGCGGTGCGCTCGGCCGCCGTGAGCCGCAGCCGGGGGGCGTCACCGGGTGCCCGGCAGACGCCGTGGGGTCCGTCGCTGACAGCGCTGTGCGACACGCCGTTACCTCCTCCGGGGTGACCGGGCCCGCGGGCGCGACCGGCCGCACGGCTCCACGCCGAGCCTGGCGCACCCCACCGGCACCGGGTAGTCGGGAGGACCACCGACACCGCGGGCGCACCCGCACCGCGCCGCCGGAGCCCACAATGGCCCCATGCCCGACCCCGTGTCGTACCGGATCGTGGTGCCGGGGCGGTTCAACGGACCGCCCGACGCGGCCAACGGCGGTTACGCCTGCGGGCTGCTGGCCGCCCGCTGCGGCGTCGCACGGCCGGCGGTGACCCTGCACGCCCCGGTGCCCCTCGACCGGCCGGTGGAGCTGCGCCCCGCCGGGCCGCGGTGGCACGCCTGGGCCGACGGTGAAGTGGTGGCCACGGTGGCACCGTCCGGACTGACCCCGCAGGGGCCGCCGTTCGTGCCCCCCGAGGTGGCCGCCCGGGCGCAGGACGGCTTCCCGGGACGCTCCGGCCACCCCTTCCCGGGGTGTTTCGCGTGCGGCCCGGACCACCCCGACGGTCTGCGGCTCTCGCCCGGTCCGGTGCCGGGGCGGGCGGGCACCGTCGCCTGCCTGTGGACCCCGGGCGGTTCCGGCGAGGCCGACGTGCCGGTGGTGTGGAGCGTGCTGGACTGCCCCGGCGGCTGGAGCTGCGACCTGGTGGACCGGCCGAGGGTGCTGGCCCGGATGACCGCCGTCGTCACCACGCCGCCGGAACCCGGGCGCGGTTGTGTGGTCGTCGGCCGGCTCGACGCGCTGCACGCGCCGCTGGCCACCGTCTCCACCGCGCTGTACGGCACCGACGGCACGCTGCTGGCCGCCGCCACGGCCGGCTGGCTGCCCCCGGGCGCGCCGTGACCGCCGCCGCGCCGCAACGGCTGCGGGTGCTCCCCGGCGGCTGGACGGTACGCCACCTGCCGTCGGGCACACCCGTGCCCGACGAGGCGTGGCTGGCCGTGGTGCGCGCCCCGGAGGGGCTGACCGTGGTGGCCCCGGGCGGCCCGGACGGGTGGCGCGCGCTGTACGCCGGGGAGAGCGCGCACGGCGTGGACGCGCCGGGGATGCTGGCGGCGCTGACCGGCCCGCTGGCGGCGGCCGGGGTGCCGGTGTTCGTGGTCTCCACCTACCACGCCGACCTGGTGCTGGTGCCCGGCGACCGGCTGGCCGTGGCGTGCGCCGCGCTGCGGGCCGCCGGACACACCGTCCGTACCTGATGTCGTCTCAGGTGACCTTCATGTCCTCCACGAAGGCCGCCAGCAACTCCTCGGGGGCGTCCAGGAATCCGTAGTGCGGGCCGTCCAGGAGGCGCTTGGTGACCTCGCCGCACTCCGCCCAGCCGTCCATCAGCCGGTGGTCCACCTCGTGGTCCTCGGTCCACCCCAACGTGGTCACCGGGCACGGCAGCCGGCGCGGACGGGGCGGCCGGTAGCGCTTGTTGGCCTCCACGTCGGCCCGCAGCACCGTCAGGCTCAGCTCGATCAGATCCGGCCGCGGCGAACCGCCGAGCCGCACCACCAGGTCGCGCAGCTCCACCGCCAGCTCCTCGTCGCTCATCCGCAGGAACCGCCCGTGCGGCCCCTGGTGCGGTGCCACCTGCGAGGAGACGAAGAGCCGCACCGGCACCGGATGGCCCCGCTCGGCCAGCCGCAACGCCGTCTCGTACCCCGGCAGCGCCGAGGCACAGTGGCCGAAGAAGGCGAACGGCCGGTCCAGGTAGGGCAGCAGCGCCTCGGCCAGATCGTCGGCCATCGCCTCGTACGTCGGGTACGGCTCCTCCCGGAACCGGTTCTCCCGGCCCGGCGGCTGGACGGCGCACACCTCCACCCCGCCCACCCGGCGCGGCCAGCGCCGGTACATCGAGGCACCGCAGCCGGAGTAGGGGAGGCAGAACAACCGCGCCGCCGCCTCCGCGGACGGCTCGTGCAACAGCCACTTGGTGGTCAACGCGACAGCTCCTCGGAACGTCGGATGGGGTCAGGACGCGGCGGCCACGGCGAACACCCGCTCCTGCCCGGCCCGCACCCGGGCGGTGACCGGCAGGTGTTTGATCCCGGCCACGAAGTTGGAACACAGATGCTCCGCGGGGCCGGCCTGCTCGAACCCCTCGAACCGGCCGATCAGTTCCTCGAACAGCACCCGCAGACTGACCCGGGCCACGGTGTGCCCCACGCAGTAGTGCGGGCCGGCGCCGAACGCGATGTGCCGGTTGGGGCGGCGCCGGATGTCGAAGCGGAACGGGTCGGCGAAGGCCCGTTCGTCCCGGTTGGCCGACCCCAGCCACACCACCACCGCGTCCCCGGCCGGGATCTCCACCCCGTGCACGGTGACGTCCTTGACGGCGTAGCGCATGAAGTGGTTGGCCGGCGAGGACCAGCGCAGAGCCTCCTCGACCCCGGACTGCACCAGTTCGGGGTGGCCCAGCCAGTCCGCGGCGAGCGCCGGGTCGGCCACCATGCGTTCCATCGCCGCGCTGGGCACGTACGGGGTGGTGACGTTGGCGCCGAGCAGCAGGCTGTAGCAGTTGGAGAGCACCTCGCCGGCGCCGAGCGGCCGGCCGTCGATCTCCATGGTGAGCAGGGTGCTCAGCAGGTCGTCGCCGAGGTCGCGGCGGCGTTCGCCGACCACGTCCTGGAAGTAGGCGAACAGCCCCCGGTGGGCCGCCTCCAGGGTCGCCCGGGGGCCGCCGTCGGTCATGTACTCCGGGTCGTCCGGCGCGATCGACATCAGGGTCAGCCGGGTCAGCTCGGCCCAGTCCCGTTGCGGCAGCCCCATGATGGTGCCGGTGACCGCCATCGGCAGCGCGGTCATCTCCCCGGCGAAGTCGTACGGTTCACCGGTGACCGCCGGGGCGAGGATGCGCCGTACCTCGTGGCGGATGCGTTCCCGGTAGCGTTCGACCGCCTTGTTGGTGAGCGAGCGTTGCAGCGGTTCGCGCATCCGGGTGTGCTTGGGCGGGTCGGTGGCCGCCATCTGCCGTCCGCCCGCCGGGTCGTCGGTGCCCAGCAGGTTGAGCAGGGTGCCGCGTTGCGAGGTGAAGCAGGTGTGGTCGCGCATCACGAAGTCACCGTCGTCGTAGCAGGTGACCGACCAGAACCCCAGCCGTTCGCCCACCGGGTGCCAGCGCACCGGGTCGTGCCGCCGCATCGCGTGCCACACGCTGTGCGGATCGCCGTCGCTGTAGAGGAAGGGGTCGACCAGGTCCACGCCGCCGATGTCCTCGGGGCGCACGTGCGCGGGGCGGTCGGGGAGCATCATGACGAGGCGTGGCCTTTCGTGGAAGCGGACGGGAGGGGAGCGGCGGACGGCGGCGCCGGGGGCCCGGCGTCCAGCTCCGCGGCGAGTTCGGCGATCACCGGCCGCAGGTAGAGCGTGCGGGCCGGCACCTCCACCCCGAACTCGGTGTGCAGCCGGTTGAGGAGTTCCGCGGCGATCAGCGAATGGCCGCCCAGCTCGAAGAAGTCGTCCTCCACCCCGACCGGTTCGACCCCCAGCAGCGTCCCCCACAACTCGGCGAGCCACCGCTCGGAGCGGGTACACGGCGGTACGTAACCGGTGGCCAGCGCCCGCGGTGAGCGCCGCGCGGCGGGCAGCGCGGCCCGGTCCACCTTGCCGTTGGCGGTCAGCGGCAACTCCGGGACGACCAGCACCGCCCACGGCACGAGGTAGGGGGCGAGGGTGGCGCGCAGCCGCTCGCGCAGCACCACCGGGAGCCGGTCGCGCTCGGCCGGGTCGCAGCCCGGGGCGGTGACGTAGGCGAGCAGCCGCCGCCCGCCGGCGCCGTCCGGCTGGGCCACCACCACCGCCTGGCCCACCTCGGGGCGGGCGGTGAGCGCGGCCTCCACCTCGCCGGGCTCCACCCGGTAGCCGCGCACCTTGACCTGGCGGTCGGCCCGGCCGTGGAAGGCCAGGGTGCCGTCCGGCCGCCAGCCGGCCAGGTCCCCGGTGCGGTACATCCGCGCGCCGGGCCCGGCCGGGGACGGGTCGGGCACGAACACCTCGGCGGTGCGCCCCGGCATGCCCAGGTAGCCCCGGGCCAGCCCGTCGCCGGCGGCCCACAGCTCACCGGGTACGCCCACCGGCACCGGGCGCAGGGCGGCGTCGAGCACGGCGACCCGGGTGCCGCGGATCGGGCGGCCGATCGGCAGCGGCCCGTCGGCCGGTGGCCGCCGGGTGGTCCAGCAGCAGGTGAACGTGGTGTTCTCGGTGGGCCCGTAGCCGTTGGTGAACACCAGGTGCGGGTGGGCCGCCAGCAGCCGCGCCACCGCGTCGGGGGAGACCACGTCACCACCGGCCAGGACGTGGCGCACCCCGGCGAAGGCGTCGAGGTGGGAGGTGGTCATCCGGTCGAAGAGGCCGGCGGTGAGCCACACCACGGTGACCTGCTCGGCCCGCAGCACCTCGGCGAGCCGGCCGGCGTCCACCGGGCCGGGCGGCAGCACGGCCAGCCGGGCACCGTTGCCCAGCGCGCCCCAGATCTCCCAGGTCGAGGCGTCGAAGGCGGCCGGGGACAGGTGCAGGAAGACGTCCTCGGGGCCGATGCACGCCCAGTCGGGGCCGTCGACCAGCCGGGCGACGGCACGGTGCGGTACGCACACACCCTTGGGCTCACCGGTGGAACCGGAGGTGTAGCTGACGTAGGCGAGCCCGTCCGGCCCGGCGTGCGGCGCGGGGACCGGGTCCGGGGCCGGGGCGTCGGGGTCGTGCAGCGGCAGTACGAGGGGGCCGGGCGGCACCGCGCCGGCCAGGTCGTCCTGCGCGAGCACCACCCGTACCCCGGCGCCGGCCAGCAGCCGGGCCAGCCGTTCCCGCGGGGCGTCGGGTTCCAGCGCCAGGTATCCGGCGCCGGCGGTGAGCACCCCGAGGAGCGCCACGACGAGCCGGGTGGAGCGTTCGGCCAGCACCGCCACCACGTCGTCCGGGCCGGTGCCGGCCGCCCGCAGCCGGGCCGCCACCTCGCCCGCGTCCCGTACCAGCGCGGCGTAGCTCAGCTCGTCCCCGGCGCAGCCGACGGCGATCGCGTCCGGGGTGGCGCGGGCACGGGCGGCGACCAGGTCCTCGATCCGGCGCGCGGGGCCGGCCGGGGCGCCGGTGCCCCAGGCGGTGACCTGGGCGCGGTCCTCGTCGGTGGCCAACTCCAGGGCGGCGACGGGGCGTCGGGGGTGACGCAGGCCGTCGGCGAGCGCGGTGGCGAGCTGTCCGGCCAGGCGTGCCGCCTCCGCGGGCGGCAGCAGCGCCGGGTCGTGGTGGAGCAGCGCGGCCGGGGTGCCCCGGACGGTGGTCGGAGCCAGGCCGAGCGCCGCCCCGGGGCCGAGGTCCGGCGTCCCGAACCAGGCGTCCGGCGCCTCGTCGGCCTCCTCGGCGGGACGCTCGCCGCACGTACCGGTGAGCGCCTGCCGGGCCCACTCGGTGAGCGTGGCGAAACCGGTGCCGGGGCCGAACCGGGCGCGCAGCTCGCCGCCCGCGCACCCCACCCGGACCGTCTCGCGCAGGGTGCGGCGGTGCAGCACGGCGGCGAGGGCGGCCAGCACCGCCTCCGGCGCCGCGTCGGGCAGGCCGAAGGCGTGGACGCCGTCGACGGCCGGGGCGGGGATGGTCACACGGGCTCCTTCACGGTGCCAAGGACCGGCTGCCCGGGGTGGGTCACCAACTGCTCCAGGAGGCCGGTGTATTCGGTGAGCAGGGCCTGCGCGCGCCCGGGGGAGAAGAC
It encodes:
- the gntD gene encoding guanitoxin biosynthesis L-enduracididine beta-hydroxylase GntD — translated: MSHSAVSDGPHGVCRAPGDAPRLRLTAAERTAVLDVADAALAEEPHVPPSRRLPRLAVLAHQLPVRLRTVLTEFRITGRPYGGLVIAGLPVDPEAAGPTPTDYTAEPRGTEVLRAEVVLLLIGSLLGDPFSFATQQRGRLVLDVFPVRGHEDSQLGSSSTQLLEWHNEDAFHEHRADWIALLCVRNQDRVPTLFAPVHDLDLTARDRALLFEERFVILPDESHTAQFNSATNGIESDDRFHQAFERIAAMAERPRRIPILSGDPRAPFVRLDPAFMRRDLDDPPAERTLAAVIDAVDRRLLDVVLDTGDLFLIDNKRAVHGRRPFTARYDGTDRWLRRINITADLRSSEGRRVGDAGRAVV
- a CDS encoding ACT domain-containing protein; the encoded protein is MTAAAPQRLRVLPGGWTVRHLPSGTPVPDEAWLAVVRAPEGLTVVAPGGPDGWRALYAGESAHGVDAPGMLAALTGPLAAAGVPVFVVSTYHADLVLVPGDRLAVACAALRAAGHTVRT
- a CDS encoding thioesterase II family protein, which translates into the protein MTTKWLLHEPSAEAAARLFCLPYSGCGASMYRRWPRRVGGVEVCAVQPPGRENRFREEPYPTYEAMADDLAEALLPYLDRPFAFFGHCASALPGYETALRLAERGHPVPVRLFVSSQVAPHQGPHGRFLRMSDEELAVELRDLVVRLGGSPRPDLIELSLTVLRADVEANKRYRPPRPRRLPCPVTTLGWTEDHEVDHRLMDGWAECGEVTKRLLDGPHYGFLDAPEELLAAFVEDMKVT
- a CDS encoding cytochrome P450; translated protein: MMLPDRPAHVRPEDIGGVDLVDPFLYSDGDPHSVWHAMRRHDPVRWHPVGERLGFWSVTCYDDGDFVMRDHTCFTSQRGTLLNLLGTDDPAGGRQMAATDPPKHTRMREPLQRSLTNKAVERYRERIRHEVRRILAPAVTGEPYDFAGEMTALPMAVTGTIMGLPQRDWAELTRLTLMSIAPDDPEYMTDGGPRATLEAAHRGLFAYFQDVVGERRRDLGDDLLSTLLTMEIDGRPLGAGEVLSNCYSLLLGANVTTPYVPSAAMERMVADPALAADWLGHPELVQSGVEEALRWSSPANHFMRYAVKDVTVHGVEIPAGDAVVVWLGSANRDERAFADPFRFDIRRRPNRHIAFGAGPHYCVGHTVARVSLRVLFEELIGRFEGFEQAGPAEHLCSNFVAGIKHLPVTARVRAGQERVFAVAAAS
- a CDS encoding non-ribosomal peptide synthetase, yielding MTIPAPAVDGVHAFGLPDAAPEAVLAALAAVLHRRTLRETVRVGCAGGELRARFGPGTGFATLTEWARQALTGTCGERPAEEADEAPDAWFGTPDLGPGAALGLAPTTVRGTPAALLHHDPALLPPAEAARLAGQLATALADGLRHPRRPVAALELATDEDRAQVTAWGTGAPAGPARRIEDLVAARARATPDAIAVGCAGDELSYAALVRDAGEVAARLRAAGTGPDDVVAVLAERSTRLVVALLGVLTAGAGYLALEPDAPRERLARLLAGAGVRVVLAQDDLAGAVPPGPLVLPLHDPDAPAPDPVPAPHAGPDGLAYVSYTSGSTGEPKGVCVPHRAVARLVDGPDWACIGPEDVFLHLSPAAFDASTWEIWGALGNGARLAVLPPGPVDAGRLAEVLRAEQVTVVWLTAGLFDRMTTSHLDAFAGVRHVLAGGDVVSPDAVARLLAAHPHLVFTNGYGPTENTTFTCCWTTRRPPADGPLPIGRPIRGTRVAVLDAALRPVPVGVPGELWAAGDGLARGYLGMPGRTAEVFVPDPSPAGPGARMYRTGDLAGWRPDGTLAFHGRADRQVKVRGYRVEPGEVEAALTARPEVGQAVVVAQPDGAGGRRLLAYVTAPGCDPAERDRLPVVLRERLRATLAPYLVPWAVLVVPELPLTANGKVDRAALPAARRSPRALATGYVPPCTRSERWLAELWGTLLGVEPVGVEDDFFELGGHSLIAAELLNRLHTEFGVEVPARTLYLRPVIAELAAELDAGPPAPPSAAPLPSASTKGHASS